In Elusimicrobium sp. An273, a genomic segment contains:
- the pth gene encoding aminoacyl-tRNA hydrolase: protein MQYLLAGLGNPGTEYERTRHNAGFMVLDAAGQKWGAEWKAWQNLGVYAKVTVAGKEVFLLKPSTYMNESGRAVSSLARFYKIPPQNCLVCFDDVSLAVGKLRLRKSGSAGGQKGMKSVIEQLGTQDIPRLRLGIGPKPEKFDLANFVLSKFPKADQPALEDALSRAVDALEMLFTQGMEKAMNTFN from the coding sequence ATGCAATATCTCCTGGCGGGGCTTGGAAATCCCGGAACCGAGTATGAACGCACGCGCCACAACGCCGGATTTATGGTGTTGGACGCCGCCGGACAGAAATGGGGTGCCGAGTGGAAAGCCTGGCAGAACTTGGGAGTATATGCAAAAGTAACGGTGGCGGGGAAAGAGGTCTTTCTTCTGAAACCTTCCACATATATGAATGAATCGGGTCGGGCTGTATCCAGCCTGGCCCGGTTCTATAAAATCCCGCCGCAAAACTGCTTGGTGTGTTTTGACGACGTATCGCTGGCGGTGGGCAAATTGCGCCTGCGCAAGAGCGGCTCGGCCGGCGGGCAGAAAGGAATGAAAAGCGTGATTGAGCAGTTGGGCACGCAGGACATTCCCCGCCTGCGCCTAGGCATTGGGCCCAAACCCGAAAAATTTGATTTGGCCAATTTTGTACTTTCCAAATTTCCCAAGGCCGACCAACCGGCGTTGGAAGACGCCCTTTCGCGGGCGGTGGACGCTTTGGAAATGCTTTTTACGCAAGGTATGGAAAAAGCGATGAATACCTTTAACTGA
- a CDS encoding replication-associated recombination protein A yields MTPDEQENIPLAARQAPKRLEDFAGQPHLLGPGKMLRRLLEADMIKSAVFFGPPGCGKTATARYIASRTQAYTVELNAAAAGVADIKKVLAEARERARTPTFDQKRTLVILDEIHHFNKTQQDVLLPSVERGDIILIGITTENPYFYINTALLSRFSVFEFKALGEKDLLKILNRAAEKEKAQIAADAADYFITQANGDSRKMLNAAELAFVTTPPAQDGLKHIDLDIAKECIQRRHLNYDKKGDEHYDIISAFIKSMRGSDPDAAVYWLARMLESGEDPRFIARRILICACEDVGLAEPYAIMIAQAAFAAAEELGMPEVRIPLAHAAIYVACCPKSNSAYLAVDAALTEVREGKYRPVPDHLRSGGKNRGYKYAHDFPNHYVKQLYMPSPMQFFKPGVLGKEAAIIERLKKIKGE; encoded by the coding sequence ATGACACCCGACGAACAGGAAAACATCCCGCTGGCCGCGCGCCAAGCGCCGAAACGATTGGAAGATTTTGCCGGACAGCCGCACCTGCTGGGCCCGGGCAAAATGCTGCGCCGCCTGCTGGAAGCGGATATGATTAAATCGGCCGTGTTTTTTGGCCCGCCCGGCTGCGGCAAAACGGCCACGGCGCGCTATATCGCTTCGCGCACGCAAGCCTATACGGTGGAACTCAACGCGGCGGCCGCCGGCGTGGCCGACATTAAAAAAGTGCTGGCCGAAGCCCGTGAACGCGCCCGCACGCCTACGTTTGACCAAAAGCGAACGCTGGTCATTCTGGATGAAATCCACCACTTTAATAAAACCCAGCAGGACGTCTTGCTGCCGTCCGTGGAACGGGGCGACATCATCCTCATCGGCATTACCACCGAAAACCCATACTTCTATATCAACACGGCCTTGCTGTCGCGGTTTTCCGTGTTTGAATTTAAGGCGCTTGGGGAAAAGGATTTGCTTAAAATTTTAAACCGTGCCGCCGAAAAAGAAAAAGCCCAAATCGCAGCGGACGCGGCCGACTATTTTATCACGCAGGCCAACGGCGATTCGCGCAAAATGCTAAACGCCGCGGAACTGGCGTTTGTAACCACGCCCCCCGCACAAGACGGCCTGAAGCACATTGATCTGGACATTGCCAAAGAATGCATCCAGCGCCGCCATTTAAACTACGACAAAAAAGGCGACGAACATTACGACATTATTTCCGCCTTTATTAAATCCATGCGCGGCTCCGACCCGGACGCCGCCGTCTACTGGCTGGCGCGGATGCTGGAAAGCGGGGAAGACCCGCGCTTTATCGCCCGGCGCATTTTAATTTGCGCCTGCGAAGACGTGGGCTTGGCCGAACCGTACGCCATTATGATTGCCCAAGCGGCGTTTGCCGCCGCGGAAGAGTTGGGCATGCCCGAGGTGCGCATCCCCTTGGCGCACGCCGCCATTTACGTGGCCTGCTGCCCTAAAAGTAATTCGGCCTACCTCGCGGTGGACGCCGCCCTTACAGAAGTGCGCGAGGGCAAATACCGCCCCGTGCCCGACCACCTGCGCTCCGGCGGCAAGAACCGCGGCTACAAATACGCGCACGATTTTCCCAACCATTATGTAAAACAGCTCTATATGCCTTCACCCATGCAGTTTTTTAAGCCCGGCGTGCTGGGCAAAGAAGCCGCTATTATAGAACGCCTGAAAAAAATCAAAGGAGAATAA
- the pheS gene encoding phenylalanine--tRNA ligase subunit alpha, whose product MTIQEFKSACSTIEQEYKAKIGQAADLAAVEELRVAALGRKGALTELLKGLKDFSIEEKKEAGPLGNALKAALTAAFDEKTEFFAAKEINDELNKVNLDLTLPGYPVAKGHRHPLSVAQDRMTDILSRLGFEWAEGPWVEDEKHNFDLLNIPLHHPARDAQDTFFVDGKMPLVLRTHTSNVQSRYMEKHKPPLRIMAPGRVFRNDSLDATHSPVFHQIEGLYVDKHVSLADLKSDLTAFMKGLFGNKAEIRFRPSFFPFTEPSVEVDVKCVFCQGKGCNVCKGNGWIEMLGAGVVHPNVLRNCGIDPEVYSGYAFGMGVERLAMMMLNIKDIRTFYENDLRVLKQF is encoded by the coding sequence ATGACTATCCAAGAATTTAAATCCGCTTGTTCCACTATTGAACAGGAATACAAAGCCAAAATCGGCCAAGCCGCCGATTTGGCCGCCGTGGAAGAATTGCGCGTAGCCGCCTTGGGGCGCAAAGGCGCGCTGACGGAACTTTTAAAAGGACTGAAAGATTTTTCCATAGAAGAAAAGAAAGAAGCCGGCCCGCTGGGCAACGCATTAAAAGCCGCGCTGACGGCCGCGTTTGACGAAAAAACCGAATTTTTTGCCGCCAAAGAAATTAACGATGAATTAAACAAAGTAAATCTGGACTTGACCCTTCCCGGCTACCCCGTGGCCAAAGGGCACCGCCACCCGCTTTCCGTGGCGCAAGACCGGATGACGGACATTCTCTCCCGCCTGGGGTTTGAATGGGCGGAAGGGCCGTGGGTGGAAGACGAAAAACACAATTTTGATTTGCTCAACATTCCTCTTCACCACCCCGCGCGCGACGCGCAGGATACGTTTTTTGTGGACGGCAAAATGCCGCTTGTGCTTCGCACGCACACTTCCAACGTGCAAAGCCGGTATATGGAAAAACACAAACCGCCGCTTCGCATTATGGCGCCCGGCCGCGTGTTCAGAAACGACAGCTTGGACGCTACCCACAGCCCCGTGTTCCACCAAATTGAAGGACTGTATGTGGACAAGCACGTCAGCCTGGCGGATTTAAAAAGCGATTTGACCGCATTTATGAAAGGGCTCTTTGGCAACAAGGCCGAAATTCGTTTCCGCCCGTCGTTCTTCCCGTTTACGGAGCCCAGCGTGGAAGTAGACGTAAAATGCGTATTCTGCCAAGGAAAAGGCTGCAACGTATGCAAAGGAAACGGCTGGATTGAAATGCTGGGCGCGGGGGTTGTGCACCCCAACGTGCTTAGAAACTGCGGCATTGATCCCGAGGTCTACAGCGGCTACGCCTTTGGTATGGGCGTGGAACGCCTGGCGATGATGATGCTGAACATCAAAGACATCCGCACGTTCTATGAAAACGATTTGCGCGTGCTGAAACAATTTTAA
- the xseB gene encoding exodeoxyribonuclease VII small subunit, translating into MASKINFEKQLARLEEIVAQLEEEQTDLDASVKLFEEGVALSKELSQKLETVKFKVEELKKKGSELLTEPFDTELAEDPNGK; encoded by the coding sequence ATGGCAAGCAAAATAAACTTTGAAAAACAACTGGCCCGGCTGGAAGAAATCGTGGCCCAATTGGAAGAAGAACAAACGGATTTGGACGCTTCGGTAAAGCTGTTTGAAGAGGGCGTCGCTTTATCCAAAGAGCTGTCGCAAAAATTGGAAACCGTCAAATTCAAAGTGGAAGAATTAAAGAAAAAAGGAAGCGAACTCTTAACCGAGCCGTTTGACACCGAACTGGCTGAGGATCCCAATGGCAAATAA
- a CDS encoding acyl-CoA thioesterase, whose amino-acid sequence MQKTIFYHDTDCGGVVYYANYLKFFEEARTLYMAEKGFSVPALMQRGLYFVVARQEVEYKFPVRYGDVIDVSTRVLEVSDIKIVFENIITNQNGRLCTKGKTTLVCVNSSGMPTPMGADVKAAMAPAA is encoded by the coding sequence ATGCAAAAAACCATCTTTTACCACGATACCGACTGCGGCGGTGTGGTATATTACGCCAATTATTTAAAATTTTTTGAAGAAGCCCGCACCCTGTATATGGCCGAAAAAGGCTTCTCCGTGCCGGCGCTGATGCAGCGCGGGCTGTATTTCGTCGTGGCGCGGCAGGAAGTGGAATACAAATTCCCCGTTCGCTACGGCGACGTGATTGACGTTTCCACCCGGGTGTTGGAAGTGTCCGACATTAAAATCGTGTTTGAAAACATCATCACCAACCAAAACGGACGCCTCTGCACCAAAGGCAAAACCACGTTGGTGTGCGTCAACAGTTCGGGGATGCCTACCCCCATGGGGGCGGACGTAAAAGCCGCCATGGCGCCCGCGGCCTAA
- a CDS encoding MBL fold metallo-hydrolase: MKITQIRNATLWIEYPNVKFLVDPWLGPKEYMPGFEGAIHPEIRQPRTDLPFPAQTVAQADAVILTHVHPDHWDAYAEEALPKDIPFFVQSEADQKYVAGKGFTRVSVLSEGGTLFRGVTLHKTRGQHGERTKVEPACRQLGMPYDAMGVVMKAEGEKTLYLAGDTIFCEEVQQALHTYRPEVVIVNACAARVASGDRLIMDEQDVEQTSLAAPQAVIVASHMDEVSHASVTRAQLAAFARQHRLDKLLIPADGETLIF, encoded by the coding sequence ATGAAAATAACGCAAATCCGCAATGCTACCCTGTGGATAGAATACCCTAACGTAAAATTTTTGGTGGATCCTTGGCTGGGGCCCAAGGAATATATGCCCGGTTTTGAAGGAGCCATCCATCCGGAAATCCGCCAGCCCCGCACGGATCTTCCGTTCCCGGCGCAGACGGTTGCACAGGCGGACGCCGTGATTTTAACGCACGTCCACCCGGATCATTGGGACGCGTATGCAGAAGAAGCCCTGCCAAAAGATATTCCCTTTTTTGTCCAGTCCGAAGCAGACCAGAAGTATGTGGCCGGTAAAGGATTTACGCGCGTGAGCGTATTAAGCGAGGGGGGAACGTTGTTCCGGGGCGTTACATTGCATAAAACGCGCGGCCAACACGGGGAAAGAACCAAAGTGGAACCTGCGTGCCGGCAGCTGGGCATGCCGTATGACGCAATGGGCGTTGTGATGAAAGCCGAAGGCGAGAAAACCCTGTATTTGGCGGGAGACACAATTTTCTGCGAAGAAGTACAGCAAGCCCTGCACACCTACCGGCCGGAGGTGGTGATAGTCAATGCCTGTGCGGCGCGCGTAGCCAGCGGCGACCGCCTGATTATGGACGAACAGGATGTGGAGCAAACCTCCTTAGCCGCGCCGCAAGCGGTGATTGTGGCCAGCCATATGGACGAAGTCAGCCATGCGTCCGTTACGCGGGCGCAGCTGGCGGCGTTTGCCCGGCAGCACCGTTTGGACAAACTGCTTATTCCGGCCGATGGAGAAACCTTGATTTTCTAA
- a CDS encoding type IV pilin protein, giving the protein MGKGFTLIELLVVVLIIGILAAVALPQYEKSVEKSRAAEAVQMLRYMNQQKQLFILANGADAVYGKKNEDLGIELPAGLTCSWTGEEEVCCNKDWCYINTGFSWGSRCPVTENVIAARMEGDGREFDGNNLERKYLLEYETCEGSANTIVCYESDKWCKLFKGKGNPI; this is encoded by the coding sequence ATGGGAAAAGGGTTTACCCTTATTGAATTGCTAGTAGTTGTGCTCATTATCGGTATTTTGGCTGCCGTTGCGCTGCCTCAATATGAAAAATCGGTTGAAAAATCGCGCGCGGCAGAAGCGGTACAGATGCTGCGGTATATGAATCAGCAAAAGCAGCTGTTCATTTTGGCAAACGGGGCGGATGCCGTATATGGGAAAAAGAATGAAGATTTGGGAATAGAGCTGCCGGCCGGGCTAACTTGCTCTTGGACGGGGGAAGAAGAGGTGTGTTGCAACAAGGACTGGTGCTATATAAACACCGGTTTTAGCTGGGGCAGCCGTTGCCCAGTAACGGAGAATGTGATTGCAGCCCGCATGGAAGGGGACGGAAGAGAGTTTGACGGGAATAACTTGGAACGCAAGTATCTGCTGGAATACGAGACGTGTGAAGGTTCAGCTAATACGATTGTATGTTACGAAAGTGACAAATGGTGTAAGCTGTTTAAAGGAAAAGGCAACCCCATTTAA
- a CDS encoding winged helix-turn-helix transcriptional regulator has translation MKKKKQEYKCPLEATMDIIGGKYKGIILGYLIGRKLRYSELQKLVSQATPKMLIQQLKELEADGMIVRKLYPVVPPKTEYSLSARGKTMIPIIKALNLWGIRYLKEESIPCKYNLDDLSETAKKLFQ, from the coding sequence ATGAAAAAGAAAAAGCAAGAATATAAGTGCCCGCTGGAAGCCACCATGGACATTATCGGCGGGAAATACAAAGGAATTATTTTAGGATATTTAATCGGCCGGAAGCTGCGCTACAGCGAACTGCAAAAATTGGTTTCGCAGGCTACGCCCAAAATGCTGATCCAGCAACTGAAGGAATTGGAGGCCGACGGCATGATTGTGCGCAAGCTCTACCCTGTCGTACCGCCCAAAACGGAGTATTCCCTCTCGGCCCGCGGCAAAACGATGATCCCTATTATCAAAGCGCTTAATTTGTGGGGCATACGCTACTTAAAAGAGGAAAGTATTCCCTGTAAATACAACCTGGATGACTTATCCGAAACGGCAAAGAAATTATTCCAATAA
- the pheT gene encoding phenylalanine--tRNA ligase subunit beta, which yields MKILYSWLKDFIDLDLTPEELSKKLTDVGIEVASVETTGADFEGVFVAQIIKIEDHPNSDHLHLVTLDLGSGKTQRVVCGAPNVAVGQKVPLARVGARLGKNVLKPAVIRGVESEGMICSSDELGLTQTRARGIMVLDENLPLGTDVSSLYGKPDSLFDLEITSNRPDLLSHLGVARELGVLLNKPVKLPAVKAVKGEGKALEVEIQNAEGCPRYTGRIIRGVKNTQSPEWMKQRLAAMGLNPKNALVDVTNYVMFELGHPLHAFDLREVEGGKIIVRNAQEGEKFTLLGGRELTLNANCLMIADAHKATALAGIMGGLNSGIKDDTQDIFIEAAYFNPPTVNKTVKKFAVSSDSSQRFERGTDIEGVTLAMQRATDLFLELCGGSASEVVDVYPSRYESPTVVFTPAEINAILGAQIPEEKLKEIFGRLAAEFHADGEKWTFKAPTHRRDLNHKWDLAEEAARFAGYDMIPVSETKASLAFADNPKGIDLGKKYARALIGAGFCECKNIDFLGEKELKAFGVEPKNCIKIKNALAQGWDYLRPTLLPSLLKNVESNLRFGNRNLALFETTKTFQSIKGFPVEGYAVAGVLTGSLEQEKFFGGAEKPVDFYWLKGLLQALLADVEGVAFLPSKTAPVYMHPKICMDILLNGKVIGVFGKVHPLTLKAFDIKTQDVWAFEFATKLIEKAFSAQDFKPAKEVAVFPPSLRDLSVVLDESVSYASITSALDKTPLDVQLEYHLIDLYQGEHLPAGKKSVTFSLAFSNPQRTLKDKETDEAFNRIVQQLREQVGAELR from the coding sequence ATGAAGATACTTTATTCGTGGCTGAAAGATTTTATAGACCTGGATTTAACTCCCGAAGAACTGTCTAAAAAACTGACCGACGTCGGCATTGAAGTGGCCTCCGTGGAAACCACGGGCGCGGATTTTGAGGGCGTTTTTGTAGCCCAAATTATCAAAATTGAAGACCACCCCAACTCCGACCACCTGCACCTGGTAACGCTGGACTTGGGCAGCGGGAAAACCCAGCGCGTCGTGTGCGGGGCGCCGAACGTGGCGGTAGGGCAGAAAGTGCCGCTGGCCCGCGTAGGGGCGCGGCTTGGCAAAAACGTACTCAAGCCGGCGGTTATCCGCGGGGTGGAATCGGAAGGGATGATTTGCTCGTCCGACGAACTGGGCCTGACGCAAACCCGTGCCCGCGGGATTATGGTGCTGGATGAAAATCTGCCGCTGGGGACGGACGTGTCCTCTTTGTACGGAAAGCCGGATTCGTTGTTTGATTTGGAAATCACGTCCAACCGGCCGGACTTGCTTTCCCACTTGGGCGTGGCGCGGGAATTGGGGGTGCTTCTTAATAAGCCTGTCAAGCTGCCCGCGGTAAAAGCCGTAAAAGGCGAAGGAAAAGCTCTGGAAGTGGAAATTCAAAACGCCGAAGGCTGCCCGCGCTATACGGGGCGCATTATCCGCGGCGTGAAAAACACCCAGTCGCCCGAATGGATGAAACAGCGCCTGGCCGCCATGGGCCTCAACCCCAAAAACGCGCTGGTGGACGTGACCAACTACGTGATGTTTGAGCTGGGGCACCCGTTGCACGCGTTTGATTTGCGCGAGGTGGAAGGCGGCAAAATCATCGTGCGAAACGCCCAGGAAGGCGAAAAATTTACGCTCTTGGGCGGGCGGGAACTTACGCTAAACGCCAACTGCCTGATGATTGCCGATGCTCACAAAGCCACCGCTTTGGCCGGCATTATGGGCGGGCTCAACAGCGGCATTAAAGACGATACGCAGGATATTTTTATAGAAGCCGCCTATTTCAATCCGCCGACGGTAAACAAAACTGTCAAAAAGTTTGCCGTCTCGTCCGATTCCTCCCAACGTTTTGAACGCGGAACGGACATTGAAGGCGTTACGCTGGCCATGCAGCGCGCGACGGATTTGTTTTTGGAACTGTGCGGCGGGTCGGCCTCGGAAGTGGTGGACGTGTATCCCTCCCGCTACGAAAGCCCGACCGTTGTGTTTACCCCGGCGGAAATCAACGCCATTTTAGGGGCGCAGATTCCGGAAGAAAAACTGAAAGAAATTTTCGGCCGCTTGGCCGCCGAATTCCACGCGGACGGGGAAAAGTGGACGTTCAAAGCTCCCACCCATCGCCGCGATTTAAACCACAAATGGGATCTGGCCGAAGAAGCCGCCCGCTTTGCCGGCTACGATATGATTCCGGTGTCGGAAACCAAGGCCAGCTTGGCGTTTGCCGATAATCCCAAAGGCATTGACTTGGGCAAAAAATACGCCCGCGCGCTGATTGGGGCGGGTTTCTGCGAATGCAAGAATATAGACTTTTTGGGAGAAAAGGAACTCAAGGCGTTTGGCGTTGAACCCAAAAACTGCATTAAAATCAAAAACGCGCTGGCACAGGGGTGGGATTACCTGCGCCCGACGCTGCTGCCTTCGCTTTTAAAGAATGTGGAAAGCAATTTGCGCTTTGGAAACCGCAATTTGGCCCTGTTTGAAACGACCAAAACGTTCCAATCTATCAAAGGTTTCCCGGTGGAAGGCTACGCCGTGGCCGGCGTGCTGACGGGCTCGCTGGAGCAAGAAAAGTTCTTTGGCGGAGCGGAAAAACCGGTGGATTTTTACTGGTTAAAAGGACTTCTTCAGGCGCTTTTGGCGGATGTGGAAGGGGTTGCGTTTCTTCCGTCTAAAACGGCGCCGGTGTATATGCACCCCAAAATTTGCATGGACATCTTGTTAAACGGCAAGGTAATCGGCGTGTTTGGCAAAGTGCACCCGCTGACGCTTAAAGCGTTTGATATTAAAACGCAGGACGTATGGGCGTTTGAATTTGCCACCAAGCTAATTGAAAAAGCCTTCTCGGCGCAGGATTTTAAACCGGCCAAAGAGGTGGCGGTGTTTCCACCGTCTTTGCGCGACTTGTCCGTCGTGCTGGATGAAAGCGTTTCCTACGCAAGTATTACGAGCGCCTTGGACAAAACGCCCTTGGACGTGCAGCTGGAATATCATTTAATTGACCTCTACCAAGGTGAGCATTTGCCCGCCGGCAAAAAGAGCGTTACGTTTTCGCTGGCGTTTTCCAACCCGCAGCGCACGCTGAAGGACAAGGAAACGGACGAAGCGTTTAACCGCATTGTGCAGCAACTGCGCGAGCAGGTAGGGGCGGAACTCAGGTAA
- a CDS encoding TlyA family RNA methyltransferase — MANKKLRLDMALVEKGFFPSRNRAQASIMAGEVLVNGEVDTRADRTILPEDVIALKEKSCPYVSRGGLKLAGALKAWNIDLKGKVCVDIGVATGGFSDCMIQAGAKDVYGVDVGKGQLADEMRRYKNFHFKPETNARYMTADLFDQAPQFAAVDVSFISLTMIMEPLFKVMAKEAEIVFLIKPQFELTPKQVPHGIVKTEENRQLAIRRVQDFFEENLKEKYGGVSGEVIESPIKGTHGNTEYLWHVKLNKPNA; from the coding sequence ATGGCAAATAAAAAACTGCGTTTGGATATGGCGCTGGTAGAAAAAGGCTTTTTCCCCAGCCGAAACCGCGCGCAGGCCAGTATTATGGCGGGGGAAGTGTTGGTAAACGGCGAAGTGGATACGCGCGCCGACCGCACGATTCTGCCGGAAGACGTGATTGCGCTAAAAGAAAAATCCTGCCCGTATGTGTCGCGCGGCGGGCTGAAGCTGGCGGGAGCACTGAAAGCCTGGAACATAGACCTGAAAGGAAAAGTGTGTGTGGACATTGGCGTAGCCACGGGCGGATTTTCGGATTGTATGATTCAAGCCGGCGCCAAAGACGTGTACGGGGTGGACGTGGGCAAAGGCCAGCTGGCAGACGAAATGCGCCGCTATAAAAACTTTCACTTTAAACCCGAAACCAACGCCCGCTATATGACGGCCGATTTGTTTGACCAAGCCCCGCAGTTTGCGGCGGTGGATGTTTCGTTTATTTCCTTAACGATGATTATGGAGCCGTTATTTAAAGTAATGGCAAAAGAAGCGGAAATCGTGTTTTTAATTAAACCGCAGTTTGAGCTGACGCCCAAACAGGTGCCGCACGGCATCGTGAAAACGGAAGAAAACCGACAGCTTGCCATTCGGCGCGTGCAGGACTTTTTTGAAGAAAACCTGAAAGAAAAATACGGCGGCGTATCGGGCGAAGTAATAGAAAGCCCCATTAAAGGCACACACGGAAACACGGAATACCTGTGGCACGTAAAACTAAACAAACCGAATGCATAA
- a CDS encoding secondary thiamine-phosphate synthase enzyme YjbQ, whose translation MKSYTQYLTVCTEKRYQIVNITPQVEEALEKSGIQEGLCLVNSMHITSSVFINDNERGLHADFLRWAEQLAPYGVDKYQHNLTGEDNGDAHLKRTLLGREVVVAVTKGHLDFGPWETIFYGEFDGQRNKRILIKIIGE comes from the coding sequence ATGAAATCTTATACGCAATATCTAACCGTTTGCACCGAAAAACGGTACCAAATCGTCAACATCACCCCCCAGGTGGAAGAAGCCCTGGAAAAAAGCGGCATTCAGGAAGGGTTATGCTTGGTCAACTCCATGCACATCACTTCCAGCGTATTTATTAACGACAACGAACGCGGCCTGCATGCCGATTTTTTGCGCTGGGCCGAGCAACTGGCGCCGTACGGCGTGGATAAATACCAGCATAACCTGACCGGCGAGGACAACGGCGACGCCCATTTAAAACGCACCCTGCTGGGGCGCGAAGTGGTGGTGGCTGTGACCAAAGGGCACCTGGACTTTGGCCCGTGGGAAACCATTTTTTACGGGGAATTTGACGGACAGCGCAACAAACGGATTTTAATTAAAATTATCGGAGAATAA
- the xseA gene encoding exodeoxyribonuclease VII large subunit has translation MEPEAPFRGQVFTVTAITLALKQMMEGVFRDVFVEGEVSSLREAASGHIYFDLKDRESLLSAVMFKWDARKYGFELQEGVQVRVWGSLSCYAKQGRYQIVVKTAEALAKGNLFLEFEKLKKKLEAEGLFAPEHKKEIPAYPQRIGVVTSPTGAAVRDILSVLKRRSPHLEIIIAPVLVQGEEAAGQIAQAIADLNRFKPAPDVLLVGRGGGSMEDLWAFNEEIVARAIYKSKIPVISCVGHEVDFTIADFVADLRAPTPSAAAELVVQNSQNTRQYIRQLQKRLLQSVSLFYERARNRFDQALNSRVFKNPETIFQAKEQELDDLSLRLENAWKEKLSNFTHRFELARNQLQALGPQAVLKRGYSITRKADGSVISRVGQTAPGETVFIQVQDGMIRSEVK, from the coding sequence ATGGAACCCGAAGCGCCTTTCCGCGGGCAGGTATTTACCGTTACCGCCATTACGCTGGCCCTCAAGCAAATGATGGAAGGGGTGTTCCGCGACGTGTTTGTGGAAGGCGAAGTAAGCAGCCTGCGCGAGGCCGCCAGCGGGCACATTTATTTTGACCTCAAAGACCGCGAATCGCTTTTATCCGCCGTGATGTTTAAATGGGACGCCCGCAAATACGGCTTTGAACTGCAGGAAGGCGTGCAGGTGCGCGTGTGGGGCAGCCTGTCCTGCTATGCCAAGCAAGGGCGGTACCAAATTGTGGTAAAAACGGCCGAAGCCTTGGCCAAAGGCAACCTGTTTTTGGAATTTGAAAAATTAAAAAAGAAGCTGGAAGCCGAGGGCCTGTTCGCCCCCGAGCACAAAAAAGAAATTCCGGCTTATCCCCAACGCATTGGCGTAGTTACCTCGCCCACCGGGGCGGCGGTGCGGGATATTTTATCCGTCTTAAAACGGCGCAGCCCGCATTTGGAAATCATCATTGCGCCGGTGCTCGTGCAGGGCGAAGAAGCCGCCGGCCAAATCGCCCAAGCCATTGCCGATTTAAACCGCTTCAAACCGGCCCCGGACGTATTGCTCGTGGGCCGCGGCGGCGGCAGCATGGAAGATTTGTGGGCGTTTAACGAAGAAATCGTGGCCCGCGCCATTTACAAAAGCAAAATCCCCGTGATTTCCTGCGTGGGGCACGAAGTGGATTTTACCATTGCCGATTTCGTGGCCGATTTGCGCGCACCCACGCCGTCCGCCGCGGCGGAGCTGGTGGTGCAAAACTCCCAAAATACCCGGCAGTATATCCGCCAGCTGCAAAAACGCCTGCTTCAATCCGTCAGCTTGTTCTACGAGCGCGCCCGCAACCGCTTTGACCAGGCCCTAAACAGCCGCGTGTTTAAAAACCCCGAAACCATTTTTCAAGCCAAAGAACAGGAATTGGATGATTTATCCCTGCGGCTGGAAAACGCGTGGAAGGAAAAGCTGTCTAATTTTACCCACCGTTTTGAACTCGCCCGGAACCAACTGCAGGCGCTGGGCCCCCAAGCCGTGCTCAAACGCGGCTACAGCATTACACGCAAGGCGGACGGCTCGGTCATCAGCCGCGTAGGCCAAACCGCGCCCGGCGAAACCGTATTTATCCAAGTGCAGGACGGTATGATCCGCTCCGAAGTAAAGTGA